The Papaver somniferum cultivar HN1 chromosome 6, ASM357369v1, whole genome shotgun sequence genome segment gtaccaagtacaccacaatattttcgatatcaacctatatgtATAATACCTtaccttgtgtgatctaatatagatACAAACTGTCAAGAAGATTGAAACCACAAGGTATATACTTGGTATATAGTTTCTAGTTCGAAACCGAATCTTAAACtctagggatcaacccaagtgtttgggattaacgtacaagtgtaattactttaattataacttaaaAAAATTATAACATGGAAAGTAAAGTAAAGCACATAACAAGATCTTataaacgaggaaaccacaaatgcagaaaaaccctgtaaCCTAGTCCATTTATGGATActatcagaattaagccgttatacaaagatactaccaacttcttatagttgaacCAAGTAaaaccctagttacctagtttcctcagtatcactgcgcctacaaccaatctagcCAACGCACGCGAAtcttaagatagagtccactatcttaagtttcttcagcctctctgaagactttaagcactctACCCTTTCGAtcttcttccaaacagtaaatgactaatatgtttggtaaccactctcctaTCTCAGAAAATTAATCAGAGATATGTATGTTGAGCGTGacaaaggcttttgtgtttaaaatcaattaaactccttTGATGGGTTAGATCTTCTAAAATATGGattaacaagttaaccagatcaagtCAAACAAAACTACCAGGTTtggatactgaagagtaccaaCAAATGATAGTTTGTCGGTCTAAATACGTCTGGCAATAAAAAGTTTATCAAAAGATTAACTAGATCTAGTCGGATCCCAACCGATAAAGTTTGTGCACAAATCAAAccacaaagatacgaaaccaataagaaaaatattcttgtatTCAAATATttaataatcttcaataccttcATAATAACAAACTTGATCCCAACTTATAACCAATCATGCACcgaaaggagtctgttaacaatagatgatcacaagtcaaaTTTAATCTCTTgagctagtttgagtgaccttatgtcataagagaagtctctcaagaataataaaactaggtgcaatcaagagttaacaaaccgttaatcaatcaaatcaataatgaaaactaaaacaacaatgcaattctagtttcccaccaacggtaataataaacgcttcttgatcccaaataagtctttaaactaccggacataagagatttctcttaattaggttactctcctctccaagatagtattacgagaatactattAGTTGGATACACAGGAAACAAAAAGGATGAAGTTTGCTTggctcaggataagtttgtaagaaaaaaaaaattcacaatttatataccaaggtatcggacaccaatgaatttccatagcctaaaatattcttaagatattcaataaagcacctaaattttgttttgtctaattccaacaaGTATCCAACTATATAACCGAAATCTCtatggacaactcaatattagctagcacttaactaatatatcttttcAGATATATGTTTTGATTGATGGTAAAATAAAACATACCAATTTCAAAAATCTTAAAAAGATTCTCtactatttcggtttgggatctcacgttgagtatcaaggaatatctttaaacaattaagaaataaggtTTCATCACagttcaaattaatcattatatcGACATCCTGAACTTTCTTATTGTGCAAATCCAATTTCCaattcacacaaaccctaaagtgtacgtgacttgAAGAAATCAATTTTGCATATTACCACTGGTTCTACCATGACTTCTAAAACAAGTTAGGATCGGCTCTACCTTGactccaaatataggtagggaccggttataccttgactcccaacataatcaggatcggttctaccttgattccttaTATAGGTTAGGGTTGGTCcaaccttaagatcttcaatgaaaatcgGACCATtaatccttttgatttccttGCGAATACGATACAAGTttgtacatctacttccttaaaatcatgtaattaaacatagttatCTAGGTACGAAATCAAACCTACTTTTACTGCACAATCTAGTGACGAGTTACGAAGATTATGtttatgtcgcaattacgaagttcaaaagataagcattatactttttAATTCAATATAACAATATAAAGCACCCATcactattgatatattgttccttgacactttgattcatatatgatgaTCAAGTCTCATATAttagagtttcatgtatataacttcgcatgttatgttttcaatcagaaacgacttgaaagcttatcgatatagaaatggaaacaagtcaattcATGTATAGtaacctcaattggaaggatgatGTGATAGTTGATGTCTATATGTCTTCGGAATCtttaggtcttcagagtaatacttgtatgtctcaatatttctagacttcctagtctaacctaacaaagattaacctagtaatctaatcaagcgacttatgagttttgatactaaaacatgacaacgaaccttgacatactaacgcttggtgggttcaaccgagcaacgctctaactagaacaattaaaaataaataaagattatAGATTCTATGATACAAGAAAATTATAAAATACATATAATTTATTGAGGAATCCTATGATATTTGAGGGATTGTGTGCACATTCTGGTTCCACCATTTGAatttatgttcttcttctatgatgattttttttcttcttcattatgaTTAAGTGCTCCAGAAAGGAGTAATCTGCATAGTATGTTGAAATCCGAATTACATCCATTATCCATGGATGAAACATATTCCTCAGATTATGAAGGATTCTTATACACGTCccaatcttctcttatgattacAAGTATGGATTTGAGACTGACAAGATTGTAGTTAACAACCTTTACTTTTTTCCTGAGACCATTTTCATATTTCAAATCCTCGTTCAAAACAAGTTCTAATTTTAGCGAAAGATTCTCAAGAAAACCATCAAATTTATAACACGCCAGTGTAAATCGCGCCCTCAAAAATGCAATTAAATACAATCGCAATAATCGACAAATAAACCATGAAGGCTATATATAATAATGACTAAAAACGATTACTTTTTTATTATATATAGTAATAGTAATTATTATTGTATTGCAAACTTTAAATTCTACGCATAACTAAATTAATGTTTTTACAGAAAGTTGTATTTGGCATTTAAGTTTTGATAAATTGTGTATTCAAACTGCGTCAATATCATCTGACTAACTTACCGTTAATATCCAGCTTGCATGTATTTACACGTCATTCTTGGATTAATTTGATTTTGTGTtgtgtttatttatatatttcttcATGATTGATCAGTGACAGTTATATAGAGTACTTATAGTCAATATCAACACCAAGTGGCATCACCACTCTAgtggaagaaaactatttcaaATTTTTTTCTATCCGCTAACTTATGACGATCAGATTTACCAAGGATCTATACCTGTATCGGGTATATCTATTTTACATTATGTTTACCCCCTTAAAGAAAACTTGTTTAGGATCCttaaatatattatattggattcTTCATTCTTGTATATTAAACTTTGACCAAAATATCAAGTCTTAAGTAGTTAAAGCTTAGTCATATCCACATCATCATGCCTAAaatgattccaaaatttaccttCTTAGTTACTAGTCTTCGATACTTTTGATCATCAATCTAGTTTGAAGGTTTAGCTTATACGCGACAAAGGTTAAACAATTTCGGTGCAACCTATTtttgatcccatgatcaaaagATTTTCATTTTTAAAATCCTATACCAAATGGGACTACCGTGTGATAACAAGGTTTTAATGCTGGCATTATATGGAAAGAAGTTAATATTATGATATACCAGATAAAAACATTGTATTTGAAAAAGAGTGTGAATTGAATTTAAACAAAAATGACAAGTGCATTAAATATTTTCCAGATAAGCTTATTATGGTAAATATGACGAGTTTCATATCAACTATAATAAGAAATAATAGTTCTTAAACTTTTACATCTATAAGTATATGGAAGGTTTCACGGAAATTTGTTCTCATTTAATCACTGAATCATTTTTTCAAAGGAGAAAAAGAACTTATTTCAGGTATATACGTAtcctcctctctttttttcttcatttgataAAAATAAGCTTTTGTATTTGGAATTGGATGTTCATCCTTTATcgcgttttcttttcttttctttttggatcaATTTAGTCTTCAATGACGCCATCTCCATACATATCATATGTTTTTACAATAAAAATAGTTTTATTTCTTCGTATTTTCATATCATTTCATACTTTCATATGAGACCCAATCACTTGAATTTAAATTGATACCCCTATCCTTAGGGGAGATGACCAAGATATAAACTGATTCGATCTACAAGTAGATAATATCTTTTTAGTTTTCTGTAAGGTCCAGTTTGGTGATATTAATTTATGCTTGTAAATCATAATCTGGTTAATAATGTATATCTATGAGAAATTTGTATGTTCATGTGAAATGTAATTTTCGATActattttttgagatttttttcatGGTAGTCGTTTTTTTACAGAAAGATCTGTTTATTACAGGTATCTTTGTTGGAGATAATGTTTTCCCCCTAAACATAACAATGATTTATCTACAAACCCTAAAATGGAAAAAACCATATATTGTATACGTATCTGCATAATTTTATTTGATGtgttttatttatcattgattagGGTAGAGAAGATATTATATCATGGAAGGAGTTGACGGGATTATGGTTCGTCGTATCGTTCCATCGAATCATAACAGCCTTTTTAGTGCAATCGGGTAAGCTTTAAACAAACATTTTTTAGACCGCTCTTAGGTTGATTCTTATAAATGAATATTCTATTAGTTTTATTGGTATTTATATGTTTCATTATTTGCAGATATGTAATGGACCATAACAGAAACAAAGCAACTGAGCTACGACAGGTTTTTTCTTTAGGGTTAAAGTTTCTTACGAAATTCCTACGTATGTCTGTTCTTATAATTGAGTTTCGTAATAACCAGATTCAAATAGTCGGTGGGTGGGGTGATATTATCGCATACGTAAATAGTATATATTCATACTCCATCATATTACAATATGAATACTATTAAACTATTACGTCATTTATAAATTTTGCTTCCTTTTGATCGGTATACTATGGTGAGATCTTTTTGTTGGTGTCGGTCTTGTTATATTAATCAATTAGAAATAAAGATTAAATTATCTCATGATTTACACAGTTTTTCCTATTTGCATCAAATAATTATTATCATACATACCTTACCTGTAGGTTGCTACTTCCAGTCCGAAACATAAATATGTTAGACATGTCTCTTACCTTCTCTGTTTTTCGGTTTCCTATCTTAAGGTTATTGTTCAAAAGGTTGCAAGTGACCCAGCAAAGTATACAAAAGCATTTCTCGAAGTGTCAAATGCAGAATATTGTTCCTGGATTCAAAACTCTAATACCTGGGGAGGTACGCACGATAGTTATATGTGAATATAATATGCATATGCTTTTGGATTTGAATACTAAACAAGATTCAAATATAACCCATTATGGAAGGAAAAAGAATTCTAGTATGCTTACTTGGTAAAATGTTTATATAGTGATATCTCTCTCcctaatatatataaatatatatattcatgTTTTCCAAGAAATCATAAAATCTAAATAAAGTTTTGTATCACGAACAAACTAACATTTATTCCGCTGGCATGACTCTTGTTTTCTATAGGAGCCATTGAGTTATCCATCTTATCGGAATACTACCAAAAAGAAATCGCTGCATATCATACCGATAACGTGAGATGTTATGTTTATGGAGAGGTATGTATTGCTTCTCAACATTgtgtttattattatttatatatatatcggTATCAATTTCTAACATTGCTAAGTGTTGTATGTATTGTCTATAACTTTATATCAGGTTCAAAAATACACTGAAAGGGTTTTTCTAATTTACGATGGTTGTCATTATGATGCACTAGTTGTATGTCACGCTCTTCACTCTTATTGATCTTACGCAATGAAGGAAATATAACAATATAACTGATAAACACTGTCTTCAAAatatcaaggataattaaatgtcTAAACATATacacaataataacaaaaacGATTACATACTGACTTTTTATGATTTCCTAATTCATTTGGTGTAATTAAGCGACCTTTTTTACTATACACATATTCGTGGATTATACGTGATTCTTGATTTTCATGTGTTTGTATGATTAATATATAGATATCCCCGGATTATGGAGTCTCGGAGGAGTTCGACCAGACAATATTTCCCGTACAAGAAGATAGGAGCATCGGGCGTGTTCACGAGCTTGCTCTTGACCTCGTCAACGAGGAAGCAAGGTGAACTCGATGTCTTTTTCGTATATTTACTTCCGGACATAATGCTCGGTCAAAAAATTGACTGTACTTCTATTAACGAATAAAGTAGCCTCTTACACACTTCATC includes the following:
- the LOC113285758 gene encoding ubiquitin thioesterase OTU1-like, which gives rise to MEGVDGIMVRRIVPSNHNSLFSAIGYVMDHNRNKATELRQVIVQKVASDPAKYTKAFLEVSNAEYCSWIQNSNTWGGAIELSILSEYYQKEIAAYHTDNVRCYVYGEISPDYGVSEEFDQTIFPVQEDRSIGRVHELALDLVNEEARNDGDIGNGSATIIFTCDVCGVELIGQKLHEAMQHAEATNHL